Genomic DNA from Gimesia aquarii:
GATCGTCAAGGAGGACGTGTGCAATGGCATTGCTGGAATGTGTTGGTCTGGTAAAAGATTATCCTGGGAAACGCGCCGTTGACGGTGTCGATTTTTACGTGGAACGCGGTGAAATTGTAGGGCTCTTGGGTCCGAACGGTGCTGGAAAGACAACGACTTTTCGAATGGCATGCGGGATGATTGCTCCTACCAAAGGACGCGTTTATCTGGAAGACACAGATGTGACTTCTTGGCCCATGTATAAACGTGCTCGACAGGGGATGGGATATCTTCCTCAGGATGAGAGTGTCTTTGTAAAACTTTCTATAGAACAGAATATCTATGCGATTCTTGAGTTTCTGGACTTAAGTCGCAAGCAAAGACATGAGACGGTAGATCATTTGCTTGATCAGTTTGGACTGACTGCGAAACGAAAGCAGATAGCGTCTACACTTTCAGGTGGTGAAAGACGACGTTTAGAGATCGCCCGTTGTCTGGCAAGTTCTCCTGAGCTGATTTTGCTGGATGAACCGTTCACGGGAATTGATCCGGTAACGATTCATGATATTCAGGACATTATTGCTGATTTACGGGACAGTGGTATTTCAATTTTGTTAACTGACCATCGCGAACGTGAAACACTTACAATTACCGATCGCAGCTATATTATTAGTGCTGGTCAAGTGTTGGTAAGTGGAGACGCGGAAACCGTTCTTAGTGATGAATCAGCTCAGGCGTTATACTTTGGTAAGCGCTTTGACAAAGGATCAATTATTGAAGGTCGTGAAGCCTTTGGTACACGCATCTCAGATCGAGATGCTGCCTAAGCCCTGTTTTCGTAACGACTCGGTTGCCATTGAATGGCGGCTCTTCCGATACACATGGAATCTGTCAAGCGGTTCATGCAGATTCCCGCAGCCGGCAGAAGAATGACATCGCCATCATTTACAGGAGCATAGCCATTTGCGTAAACCACTTCCTCAAGACGTGCCAGAATGGTGGGAATCGTAGAAGAAATGGAATTTCCATAGAATGGTAGATTGTTGAGGTAATCAGCAGTAATCGGGACTTGGCGTGCGGCTGCAATCATTGCTTTCAGTAATTTTCCGCTGGGCTGGTGCGGCGCAATTAAGATCCGGTCTGCTTGCCCTGCAACTTGTTCATACGATTTCAAACACGCTTCAAGCATCAGGTCAACACCGTTCAGGAAAACAGACTCACCATCCATGTGCATTACTAGTTTATGCTCAGGACGCCCTCGGAAATCAAACATATCTCCTTGCTCAGTCCAGAATAAAGGAACCTCTTGTTTACGGCGTTCTGCAGGAATGTATTCTGTAGATGTTTCTACATGTAGCAAAGAATGACCGGGACCTTTCCAAAGCGTCGTCCCGGTAGCTCCCGCAGAAACGATTCCACAGAATGCTTTGTCAGACGAATCATGCCAATGTTCTGGAGTTTCCACAGTGAGTAGGGGAATGTGGACTCTTTCAGGTAGATTTTCTAATAGTTCGGCAGCACGCTTCAGAAGTTCAACAAAACCGACACATCCATAGTTTAATGCGATAAATTTCTTAGAAGGTACTCTTAGGATATTTGAAAGTTCGTCACATAATTGCCGGGCAGAATCATGATTT
This window encodes:
- the lptB gene encoding LPS export ABC transporter ATP-binding protein, which produces MALLECVGLVKDYPGKRAVDGVDFYVERGEIVGLLGPNGAGKTTTFRMACGMIAPTKGRVYLEDTDVTSWPMYKRARQGMGYLPQDESVFVKLSIEQNIYAILEFLDLSRKQRHETVDHLLDQFGLTAKRKQIASTLSGGERRRLEIARCLASSPELILLDEPFTGIDPVTIHDIQDIIADLRDSGISILLTDHRERETLTITDRSYIISAGQVLVSGDAETVLSDESAQALYFGKRFDKGSIIEGREAFGTRISDRDAA
- a CDS encoding beta-ketoacyl-[acyl-carrier-protein] synthase family protein, which produces MQNNGFALTEIVDLADHDDLFELLDNESVYALSHQGITDGFSSVKAISRSTGIETRRLLQPQLSPIDIAAAIAEKLQSTVGFEWADCPAIMLCHSHTNHDSARQLCDELSNILRVPSKKFIALNYGCVGFVELLKRAAELLENLPERVHIPLLTVETPEHWHDSSDKAFCGIVSAGATGTTLWKGPGHSLLHVETSTEYIPAERRKQEVPLFWTEQGDMFDFRGRPEHKLVMHMDGESVFLNGVDLMLEACLKSYEQVAGQADRILIAPHQPSGKLLKAMIAAARQVPITADYLNNLPFYGNSISSTIPTILARLEEVVYANGYAPVNDGDVILLPAAGICMNRLTDSMCIGRAAIQWQPSRYENRA